A stretch of the Bradyrhizobium sp. CCBAU 53351 genome encodes the following:
- a CDS encoding alpha/beta fold hydrolase, protein MSTITTSDGVNIFYKDWGSGQPIVFSHGWPLTADDWDAQMTFFLHHGYRVIAHDRRGHGRSDQPSTGNDMDHWVDDLAALTEHLNLREAIHIGHSTGGGEVARYVARHQKRVAKAVLVASLTPNMYRSENNVSGQPPEWFEAIRAGVLGNRSEFYRFVPENPFYGYNLDGAKPSEAIIANWWRQGMAGGALAHYATVASWLEDYTEDLKKITVPVLVMHGEADQVVPFASSVPRAVDLLRNGSLKTYPGYPHGMLTTHADVLNPDLLSFIRS, encoded by the coding sequence ATGTCCACGATCACGACTAGCGACGGTGTAAACATCTTCTACAAGGATTGGGGATCAGGTCAGCCGATCGTCTTCAGCCACGGTTGGCCGCTGACAGCGGACGACTGGGATGCCCAGATGACGTTCTTCCTTCATCACGGGTATCGGGTGATCGCCCACGACCGGCGCGGCCACGGCCGGTCCGACCAGCCCAGCACCGGCAACGACATGGACCATTGGGTTGACGACCTCGCGGCCCTGACAGAACACCTCAACCTGCGCGAGGCGATCCACATTGGGCACTCGACAGGCGGCGGTGAGGTGGCTCGTTATGTCGCTCGCCACCAGAAGCGCGTTGCGAAGGCGGTTCTGGTCGCTTCACTGACGCCGAACATGTACCGGAGCGAGAACAACGTGTCCGGTCAACCGCCGGAGTGGTTCGAAGCGATCCGGGCAGGCGTGCTGGGCAACCGGTCGGAATTTTACCGTTTCGTCCCCGAGAATCCGTTCTACGGGTACAACCTCGATGGGGCCAAGCCTTCGGAGGCAATCATTGCGAACTGGTGGCGCCAAGGCATGGCCGGCGGTGCTCTCGCTCACTACGCGACTGTCGCCTCTTGGCTCGAAGATTATACTGAAGACCTCAAGAAGATCACCGTGCCGGTGCTGGTGATGCATGGCGAGGCGGATCAAGTCGTCCCATTCGCTAGTTCTGTGCCGCGTGCGGTCGACTTGCTCAGGAACGGGTCGCTGAAGACCTATCCCGGCTACCCCCATGGCATGCTGACCACGCATGCGGATGTCCTCAACCCCGACCTGTTGTCGTTCATCAGATCCTGA
- a CDS encoding caspase family protein — protein sequence MTLATAFAGLVPTGAAADGKRVALVIGNGAYRNVPSLLNPPNDASDIAAALKRLGFTASLITNAGFDDMRRALLAFGREAAGADMAAAYFAGHGMEINGENWLIPIDAELKRDTDAANEAISLRSVMLQVSNTTSLGLVILDACRNNPFAARMNRSLATRATPNAGLSRVEPAGNVLVAYAARDGTTALDGDARNSPFATALLRNIETPGVEITFMFRNVRDDVMEATRNEQQPFVYGSLSRKAIYLAGRPPDGAGDTAPVSPLPAAISPVPAHAPTSPTIDPALVGTWEIMVPSRRGQSRWIWQIMIDGTYKFHAEPPRSARSHEGRITAANGRWSLQALRGLSGYSDGGAYEVHDALATITGKLGTGAWKRSAD from the coding sequence GTGACCCTCGCAACCGCGTTTGCGGGCCTGGTACCGACCGGCGCCGCGGCGGATGGCAAGCGTGTCGCGCTGGTGATCGGCAACGGCGCCTACCGGAACGTGCCCTCCCTGCTCAATCCGCCGAACGACGCCAGCGACATCGCCGCGGCGCTAAAGCGGCTCGGCTTCACGGCCTCCCTGATCACCAACGCAGGTTTCGATGACATGCGCCGCGCCCTGCTCGCATTCGGGCGTGAGGCCGCGGGCGCCGACATGGCGGCCGCGTATTTCGCTGGTCATGGCATGGAAATCAATGGCGAGAACTGGCTGATCCCGATCGACGCAGAGCTGAAGCGGGACACCGACGCGGCCAACGAAGCCATCAGCCTCAGAAGCGTGATGTTGCAGGTGTCCAACACCACGAGCCTTGGCCTCGTCATCCTCGACGCCTGCCGCAACAATCCGTTTGCCGCCAGGATGAACCGCTCGCTCGCGACGCGGGCAACCCCGAACGCCGGGCTCAGCCGCGTCGAGCCGGCCGGCAATGTTCTCGTGGCGTATGCCGCAAGAGACGGTACCACCGCGCTCGATGGCGACGCGCGCAACAGCCCGTTCGCAACCGCGCTACTGCGCAACATCGAGACTCCGGGTGTCGAGATCACATTCATGTTCCGCAACGTCCGCGACGACGTGATGGAGGCGACCCGCAACGAGCAGCAGCCCTTCGTCTACGGCTCGCTGTCGCGCAAGGCGATCTATCTCGCCGGTCGACCGCCTGACGGCGCGGGGGACACGGCGCCGGTCAGTCCGCTTCCGGCCGCCATCTCCCCGGTTCCAGCGCACGCGCCGACGTCACCGACGATCGATCCGGCGCTGGTCGGCACCTGGGAAATCATGGTGCCGAGCCGCCGCGGACAATCCCGCTGGATCTGGCAGATCATGATCGACGGCACCTACAAGTTCCACGCCGAGCCTCCACGTTCTGCGCGTTCGCACGAGGGGAGGATCACCGCCGCGAATGGCCGCTGGAGCCTGCAAGCACTCAGAGGCTTGTCAGGTTACAGCGATGGCGGCGCCTACGAGGTCCACGACGCGCTGGCGACGATCACGGGCAAGCTCGGCACCGGTGCCTGGAAGCGTAGCGCGGACTGA
- a CDS encoding TAXI family TRAP transporter solute-binding subunit translates to MSSSESTGQTTSEAARRERRRGNSLLAAFAVGFLVFSAAAGALYYALRPEILRIAVGPVGSDDHKVIQAMADVFGGESRALRLRPIKTDGAVEALALLRAGKADLAVGRGDLDMPAEAQTVAVVRKNFVVLWAPSGPAGKGSKSKGSKQKASPKIKEVADLAGRRVGVIGRTPANAALLRVILSASGVEADKVVVTHFGTDQIEDLARDPAIDAFMAVGPLDSKITSDAVAATARTRGAPKFLAIETSEAIALKHPRYEAEEIPPGVFNADPAWPDDKVETVSVSHLIVARKSLPETTVAAFFRQLFAVRQAIARQVPGAAHITKPDVDKDTELPVHRGAAAVIDGNERTFLDRYGDYFWFGLLLLSGIGSAAAWLRRYLNRDEREETNSHRNRILAMVSSARTAGSSQELLALQREADTIIGETLACYDDGAIEEDELAAFGLVLGLLSSAIAERRTALQRTNLEPVRGAVAAPRG, encoded by the coding sequence ATGTCTTCCTCCGAGAGTACAGGTCAGACGACCAGTGAGGCGGCCCGCAGGGAGCGGAGGAGAGGCAATTCCTTGCTGGCGGCTTTCGCGGTCGGGTTTCTCGTTTTTAGTGCCGCGGCCGGCGCACTCTATTATGCGTTGCGGCCCGAGATCCTCCGGATCGCCGTTGGACCAGTCGGCAGCGACGATCATAAAGTCATTCAGGCGATGGCCGATGTCTTTGGCGGCGAAAGCCGGGCTCTCCGGCTGCGCCCGATCAAGACCGACGGGGCGGTGGAGGCTCTTGCTTTGCTTCGGGCCGGCAAGGCCGACCTCGCCGTCGGCCGCGGAGATCTGGACATGCCTGCGGAGGCGCAGACCGTCGCCGTCGTCCGTAAGAACTTCGTCGTGCTGTGGGCTCCGTCCGGCCCCGCTGGCAAGGGTTCGAAAAGCAAGGGCTCGAAACAAAAGGCTTCGCCGAAAATCAAGGAGGTCGCCGATCTCGCAGGTCGCCGCGTCGGCGTGATCGGCCGGACGCCTGCGAATGCGGCGTTGCTGCGCGTCATCCTGAGCGCCTCCGGCGTGGAGGCAGACAAGGTCGTCGTGACACACTTCGGTACCGACCAGATCGAGGATCTGGCGCGCGATCCGGCCATCGATGCATTCATGGCGGTCGGGCCGCTCGACAGCAAGATCACATCCGATGCCGTGGCCGCGACCGCGCGGACGCGTGGCGCGCCGAAGTTTCTTGCCATCGAGACGTCGGAAGCCATCGCCCTGAAGCACCCCCGGTATGAAGCGGAGGAAATTCCACCCGGCGTCTTCAACGCGGATCCGGCCTGGCCCGATGACAAGGTTGAAACGGTCAGCGTCAGCCACCTCATCGTCGCGAGAAAGTCACTGCCGGAAACGACGGTCGCCGCCTTTTTCCGTCAGCTCTTCGCAGTTCGCCAGGCGATTGCACGGCAGGTGCCGGGTGCAGCGCACATTACCAAGCCGGACGTCGACAAGGATACCGAACTGCCTGTGCACCGGGGCGCGGCGGCTGTTATCGACGGCAACGAGCGGACCTTCCTCGACCGGTACGGCGATTACTTCTGGTTCGGGCTGCTGCTTCTGTCAGGGATCGGTTCGGCCGCCGCCTGGCTGCGTCGCTATCTGAATCGCGACGAAAGAGAGGAAACCAACAGCCACCGCAACAGAATCCTGGCCATGGTGTCCAGCGCACGAACCGCGGGATCGAGCCAGGAGCTTCTGGCTTTGCAGCGCGAAGCCGACACCATCATCGGCGAAACGCTCGCGTGCTACGACGACGGCGCCATCGAGGAAGATGAGCTCGCGGCATTTGGTCTGGTGCTCGGTCTGTTGAGCAGTGCCATCGCGGAGAGACGGACCGCGCTGCAGCGGACCAACCTCGAGCCCGTGCGGGGCGCGGTGGCCGCACCGCGAGGCTGA
- a CDS encoding CaiB/BaiF CoA-transferase family protein encodes MGGVLEGVRVLDFGRYIAGPYCATLLAEFGAEVIRVEKRDGSEDRFVAPVGENGEGALFLQVNRNKKCITLDPMKPEGQEVMRRLIATADVVVTNLPPQTLRAMKLDYDSLKAIKPDIILTTATAFGGPGPWSDRVGFDGVGQVMSGSVYMTGAGDPPFRAAVNWVDFGTALHCAFGTLAALIERGKSGRGQIVEGALLATALSFTNATLIEQAVINVNRVPTGNLGQTAAPADIYRTKDGWVLCQVTGHPLFKRWARLMGEEEVWLNDPRFADDISRGNNGAVISERMARWCAERTTQEAVDTLGQAMIPTGPVLSPQQALDHPHIRAAGFMQDVGYPGLPKPAPVTRAAVRLSETPGEIAHRPPTLGEHTDLVLAELGYDDAEIAALRQGGII; translated from the coding sequence ATGGGAGGAGTTTTGGAGGGCGTGCGCGTCCTCGATTTCGGACGCTATATCGCAGGCCCCTATTGTGCGACCTTGCTGGCCGAATTCGGTGCCGAGGTCATCCGCGTCGAGAAGCGCGACGGCAGCGAGGACCGCTTCGTGGCGCCGGTCGGCGAAAATGGCGAGGGCGCGCTGTTTCTCCAGGTCAACCGCAACAAGAAGTGCATCACGCTCGATCCGATGAAGCCGGAAGGGCAGGAGGTGATGCGCCGCCTGATCGCGACCGCGGACGTCGTCGTCACCAATCTGCCGCCGCAGACCCTGCGCGCGATGAAGCTGGATTACGACTCGCTGAAGGCGATCAAGCCCGACATCATCCTGACGACGGCAACCGCGTTCGGTGGGCCGGGGCCCTGGTCCGACCGCGTCGGCTTCGACGGCGTCGGGCAGGTCATGTCGGGATCGGTGTACATGACGGGCGCAGGCGATCCGCCGTTTCGCGCCGCGGTGAACTGGGTCGATTTCGGCACCGCGCTGCATTGTGCGTTCGGCACGCTCGCCGCGCTGATCGAGCGCGGCAAATCCGGACGCGGGCAGATCGTCGAGGGCGCGCTGCTCGCAACCGCTTTGTCCTTCACCAATGCGACGCTGATCGAGCAGGCCGTCATCAACGTCAATCGCGTGCCCACGGGCAATCTCGGCCAGACCGCGGCGCCCGCCGACATCTACCGCACGAAGGACGGCTGGGTGCTATGCCAGGTCACCGGACATCCGTTGTTCAAGCGCTGGGCGCGGCTGATGGGCGAGGAGGAGGTGTGGCTGAACGATCCGCGCTTTGCCGACGATATCAGCCGTGGCAACAACGGCGCGGTCATCAGCGAGCGGATGGCGCGCTGGTGCGCCGAGCGCACCACGCAGGAGGCCGTCGATACGCTCGGCCAGGCCATGATTCCGACCGGACCCGTGCTCTCGCCGCAACAGGCACTGGATCATCCGCACATCCGCGCCGCCGGGTTCATGCAGGATGTCGGCTATCCCGGCCTCCCGAAGCCCGCACCGGTGACGCGTGCTGCGGTCCGGCTCTCGGAAACGCCGGGCGAAATCGCGCACCGTCCACCGACGCTCGGCGAGCACACCGATCTCGTCCTCGCAGAGCTCGGCTACGACGACGCCGAGATCGCGGCGCTTCGGCAGGGCGGGATCATCTAG
- a CDS encoding M20/M25/M40 family metallo-hydrolase → MPVDTKAATDRLMRFLAVEGVTGQEAAIGRELMAALKESGVPAKAIRLDDANTRIPVPTETGNLIVDLPGRGALHNQPRIMFMTHMDTVPLCAGAKPKKSGRKIVNEAKTALGGDNRCGCGVLVTLAAELEKQKLDHPPITLLFCVREESGLYGARHVKLDELGSPVMAFNYDGGSASNVVIGAVGADRWTVEIFGRASHAGVAPERGISSTMIMALALADVKAGGWFGKVVKGKGASARMGTSNVGPVTGGEGRPAGDATNVVTDYVHVRGECRSHDGKFFKEITKAYKAAFEKAAKTVTNAQGKSGKVKFKAETDYYPFRMKDSQPVIKRAVEAVSAVGGTPNVRTANGGLDANWMVRHGIPTVTFGAGQNEAHTIDEWINLDEYDRACALAVQLATMR, encoded by the coding sequence ATGCCTGTCGACACCAAAGCCGCCACCGATCGTCTCATGCGCTTTCTCGCGGTCGAGGGCGTCACCGGACAGGAGGCGGCGATCGGGCGTGAGCTCATGGCCGCGCTGAAGGAGAGCGGCGTGCCGGCGAAGGCGATCCGCCTCGACGATGCCAACACGCGGATTCCCGTACCGACCGAGACCGGCAATCTCATCGTCGACCTGCCCGGCCGCGGCGCGCTGCACAACCAGCCGCGCATCATGTTCATGACCCACATGGACACCGTGCCGCTCTGCGCCGGCGCCAAGCCGAAGAAATCGGGGCGCAAGATCGTCAACGAGGCCAAGACCGCGCTGGGCGGCGACAACCGCTGCGGCTGCGGCGTGCTGGTGACGCTGGCCGCCGAGCTCGAAAAGCAGAAGCTCGACCATCCCCCGATCACGCTGCTGTTCTGCGTGCGCGAGGAGAGCGGACTCTACGGTGCGCGCCACGTCAAGCTGGACGAGCTGGGCTCGCCGGTGATGGCCTTCAACTATGACGGCGGCTCGGCCTCCAATGTCGTCATCGGCGCCGTCGGCGCGGACCGCTGGACCGTCGAGATCTTCGGCCGCGCCTCGCATGCCGGCGTCGCGCCGGAGCGCGGCATCTCCTCGACCATGATCATGGCGCTCGCACTTGCGGACGTGAAAGCCGGCGGCTGGTTCGGCAAGGTGGTGAAGGGCAAGGGCGCGAGCGCGCGGATGGGCACCAGCAATGTCGGCCCCGTCACCGGCGGCGAAGGGCGCCCGGCGGGCGATGCCACCAACGTCGTCACCGATTACGTGCATGTGCGCGGCGAATGCCGCAGCCATGACGGAAAGTTCTTCAAGGAGATCACGAAAGCCTACAAGGCCGCATTCGAGAAGGCGGCCAAGACGGTGACGAACGCGCAAGGAAAGTCCGGCAAGGTGAAGTTCAAGGCCGAGACCGACTATTATCCGTTCCGCATGAAGGACAGCCAGCCCGTCATCAAGCGCGCGGTCGAGGCCGTATCGGCGGTCGGCGGCACGCCGAACGTCCGCACCGCCAATGGCGGGCTGGATGCCAACTGGATGGTCCGCCACGGCATCCCGACCGTGACCTTCGGCGCCGGCCAGAACGAGGCGCACACGATCGACGAATGGATCAATCTCGACGAATACGACCGGGCGTGCGCACTGGCGGTGCAGCTTGCGACGATGCGGTGA
- a CDS encoding MFS transporter, with translation MTTAATNEAGDGTRALVFALLALACGHMLSTLLRTIPAVSLDLMAADFRIEPQALASLTSIYPFAFAAAQIPVGAAMDRFGVRPVSLSLLAGTVLGAVASAFATGAASFAVGQFMLGVATSGMLMCPMTLAAKQLSASRFGLWSGAILSIGNIGMLLSSSPLAFVVDNWGWRAGFWISAAGGVAVALAVFALVPHQPAEHKDESSPLSQMIEVLRLGLSRPLRGLIALALVSLATSLVLRGLWGGPWLMQVKGLSRVEAGNQLGAFTLAMIAGPLLIGMIDRRLGRRRDLVAGTHMAGALLVALMALGAPRYAVSVLSGVPVMPPEYDLVLFVLIGLATSAQPLIFGMSRQLVEAQVAGKALAAVNLAFFLGAALMQSVTGAVAAFAGLPAVLLFMAAMLALGVRVFLAYTSPLRGTG, from the coding sequence ATGACGACGGCTGCCACGAACGAGGCGGGAGACGGCACCCGCGCGCTGGTCTTTGCGCTGCTCGCGCTCGCCTGCGGCCACATGCTCTCGACCTTGCTGCGCACCATTCCGGCGGTCAGTCTCGATCTGATGGCGGCGGACTTCCGCATCGAGCCGCAAGCCCTCGCCAGCCTCACCTCGATCTATCCTTTCGCTTTCGCCGCGGCGCAGATTCCAGTCGGGGCGGCCATGGATCGCTTCGGCGTGCGCCCGGTGTCGCTGAGCCTGCTCGCAGGCACCGTGCTCGGCGCGGTGGCGTCGGCATTTGCCACCGGCGCAGCGAGCTTCGCGGTCGGGCAGTTCATGCTGGGCGTCGCCACCTCGGGCATGCTGATGTGCCCGATGACGCTGGCGGCCAAGCAATTGTCGGCAAGCCGCTTCGGGCTGTGGTCGGGCGCGATCCTCTCGATCGGCAATATCGGCATGCTGTTGTCATCGAGCCCGCTTGCCTTCGTGGTCGACAATTGGGGCTGGCGCGCCGGGTTCTGGATCTCCGCAGCTGGCGGCGTTGCGGTCGCGCTCGCCGTGTTCGCGCTGGTGCCGCACCAGCCGGCCGAGCACAAGGACGAATCCTCTCCGCTGTCGCAGATGATCGAGGTGCTCAGGCTCGGCCTCTCGCGTCCCCTGCGCGGCCTGATCGCTCTGGCGCTGGTGTCGCTCGCGACTTCACTGGTGCTGCGCGGCTTGTGGGGCGGGCCGTGGCTGATGCAGGTCAAGGGACTGTCGCGGGTCGAGGCCGGCAACCAGCTCGGCGCGTTCACGCTGGCGATGATCGCAGGTCCGCTTCTCATCGGCATGATCGACCGCAGGCTCGGCCGCCGTCGCGATCTCGTGGCGGGCACGCATATGGCGGGGGCGCTGCTGGTGGCGCTGATGGCGCTCGGGGCGCCGCGTTACGCGGTGTCCGTGCTGTCAGGCGTTCCCGTGATGCCGCCGGAATACGACCTGGTGCTGTTCGTGCTGATCGGCCTTGCGACCTCCGCCCAGCCGCTGATCTTTGGCATGTCCCGCCAGCTGGTCGAGGCGCAAGTCGCCGGCAAGGCGCTTGCGGCCGTGAACCTCGCCTTCTTTCTCGGTGCGGCCCTGATGCAGTCGGTGACCGGCGCTGTGGCGGCGTTCGCCGGGCTGCCGGCGGTGCTGCTGTTCATGGCCGCGATGCTGGCGCTCGGCGTGCGGGTCTTCCTGGCCTACACGTCTCCGCTTCGCGGGACGGGCTGA
- a CDS encoding HGGxSTG domain-containing protein, with protein sequence MSAGHIRNTRAMAASPRCGAATRRGFACRAPAVCGKLRCRMHGGAPGSGAPWGNHNARKHGTFTQARIAERRAIRELLDDAGKLLRELDSDSCSQSNIEA encoded by the coding sequence ATGAGCGCCGGTCACATCCGCAACACGCGCGCGATGGCCGCAAGCCCGCGCTGCGGCGCCGCGACCCGCAGAGGTTTCGCCTGCCGCGCTCCAGCCGTGTGCGGCAAGCTCCGCTGCCGCATGCACGGCGGCGCGCCCGGATCGGGCGCGCCATGGGGAAACCACAACGCGCGCAAGCATGGCACTTTCACGCAAGCGCGGATCGCGGAGCGACGGGCGATCCGGGAGCTGCTGGACGATGCAGGAAAGCTGCTGAGGGAGCTGGACTCGGACTCGTGTTCACAAAGCAACATCGAGGCTTAA
- a CDS encoding DUF72 domain-containing protein: MARVLIGTSGWHYDSWRGPFFPEGVTLKQQLSYYAGQFDTTELNGVFYRTPTPEAVTGWREQTGRDFVFAWKASKFITHWKRLSERSVNSLALLEDRISRLGGKAGPILFQLPPQFEANADRLASFFKLLSRKRRYSFEFRHPSWYQPRILRMLADENISLCLSDHADAPAPWKRTADFVYVRGHGPSGRYHGHYSKAALAQWAKRIKSWKRQGCDVYVYFDNDQKSAAPADARALKRLL; this comes from the coding sequence ATGGCGCGCGTACTGATCGGAACTTCGGGCTGGCACTACGATTCCTGGCGCGGCCCGTTCTTCCCTGAAGGCGTGACGCTGAAGCAGCAGCTCAGCTATTACGCCGGACAGTTCGACACGACCGAGCTGAACGGGGTGTTCTATCGCACGCCGACGCCCGAAGCCGTGACGGGATGGCGCGAGCAGACCGGGCGCGATTTCGTCTTCGCCTGGAAGGCGTCGAAATTCATCACGCACTGGAAGCGCCTCTCGGAGCGCTCCGTCAACAGCCTCGCGCTGCTGGAGGACCGCATCTCCAGGCTCGGCGGCAAGGCCGGCCCGATCCTGTTCCAGCTGCCGCCGCAATTCGAGGCGAACGCCGACCGCCTCGCGTCTTTTTTCAAGCTGCTGTCGCGCAAGCGGCGCTACAGCTTCGAGTTCCGTCATCCGAGCTGGTACCAGCCGCGCATCCTGCGCATGCTGGCAGACGAGAACATCTCGCTCTGCCTGTCCGACCATGCCGACGCGCCCGCGCCATGGAAGCGCACGGCGGATTTCGTCTATGTGCGCGGGCACGGGCCGAGCGGGCGTTATCACGGGCACTATAGCAAGGCCGCGCTGGCACAATGGGCCAAGCGCATCAAGTCCTGGAAGCGGCAGGGCTGCGACGTCTACGTCTATTTCGACAACGACCAGAAGAGCGCGGCGCCGGCCGACGCGCGGGCGCTGAAGCGGCTGCTGTAG
- a CDS encoding amidohydrolase → MTPELHQKLTNWRRHLHAHPELSLQEKETSAFVRARLTELGIPFEAGVGGHGVVATLTRGHAQRRVGLRADMDALPITEDTGLPYASRTSGVMHACGHDGHTASLLGAAALLAADPSWSGTVDFIFQPAEEGFGGSRAMVAAGLFDRFPMERVFGFHNWPGLTAGTIAVHDGVVMASGGRITITIEGHAGHAGMPHLTRDPVMAAGHLIVALQSIVARGVDPLDTAVLSLCTIDGGTAPNQIAGRVTIRGTLRYHREAVKDVILAGIERTCAGIATTFGVKVTPDIVWGVGVVVNTPDEADLARIAAQKVKAPVRRDLAPSMAGEDFAHYLQQRPGAFVWIGNGELRDGAELHGPRYDFNDAILPVASSWMAEVAKAALASN, encoded by the coding sequence TTGACACCCGAGCTGCATCAGAAACTGACCAATTGGCGCCGGCATCTTCATGCGCACCCCGAGCTGTCGCTCCAGGAGAAGGAGACCTCCGCCTTCGTGCGAGCGAGGCTCACCGAACTCGGCATTCCGTTCGAGGCGGGCGTCGGCGGCCACGGCGTCGTCGCGACCTTGACCCGCGGGCATGCCCAAAGGCGGGTCGGCCTGCGCGCCGACATGGACGCGCTGCCGATCACCGAGGACACCGGCCTGCCTTACGCCTCCAGGACATCGGGCGTGATGCATGCCTGCGGCCATGACGGACACACCGCCTCGCTGCTCGGCGCCGCCGCGCTGCTCGCCGCCGATCCCAGCTGGAGCGGTACGGTCGATTTCATCTTCCAGCCGGCGGAGGAAGGCTTTGGCGGCTCGCGCGCGATGGTCGCGGCCGGGCTGTTCGACCGCTTCCCGATGGAGCGCGTGTTCGGCTTTCACAATTGGCCGGGCCTCACCGCCGGCACCATCGCCGTGCATGACGGCGTCGTCATGGCCTCCGGCGGGCGCATCACCATCACCATCGAGGGTCATGCCGGCCACGCCGGCATGCCGCATCTGACGCGCGATCCGGTGATGGCGGCCGGCCATCTCATCGTGGCGCTGCAATCGATCGTGGCGCGCGGCGTCGATCCGCTCGACACGGCCGTGCTCTCGCTCTGCACCATCGACGGCGGCACCGCGCCGAACCAGATCGCCGGACGCGTGACGATTCGCGGCACGCTGCGCTACCACCGCGAGGCGGTCAAGGACGTCATCCTCGCCGGCATCGAACGGACCTGCGCCGGCATTGCGACCACCTTCGGCGTCAAGGTCACGCCCGACATCGTCTGGGGTGTGGGTGTGGTGGTCAACACGCCCGACGAGGCGGACCTCGCGCGCATCGCCGCGCAGAAGGTGAAGGCGCCCGTGCGGCGCGACCTCGCGCCCAGCATGGCCGGCGAGGATTTTGCCCATTACCTGCAGCAGCGGCCCGGCGCCTTCGTCTGGATCGGCAACGGCGAGTTGCGCGACGGCGCGGAGCTGCACGGCCCGCGCTACGATTTCAACGACGCGATCCTGCCGGTGGCGTCGAGCTGGATGGCGGAAGTGGCCAAGGCGGCGCTGGCGTCGAACTGA
- a CDS encoding mandelate racemase/muconate lactonizing enzyme family protein, producing MPRIAHIESGLYRIPLPVTLSDSTHGEITAFELITCRIRDADGAEGVGYTYTVGRNGGAVADILRREIPPLVEGREADDTEAIWHHVWWALHYGGRGGPVVLALSALDIALWDLKARRAKLPLYQLLGGFDARVPCYAGGIDLDLSVDELLAQTDGNLAKGFRAIKMKVGRPDLKSDVAKVAAMRQHLGDGFPLMVDANMKWAVEEAIRAARAFVPYDLTWLEEPIIPDDVAGHARIMQEGGVPIAAGENLRSLWEFKSYIASGAVSYPEPDVTNCGGVSTFMKIARLAEAFNLPVTSHGAHDITVHLLAACPNRSFLEAHGFGLDTYIEHPLVLKGGKALAPDRPGHGISFDWAGLAKLA from the coding sequence ATGCCGCGCATCGCTCACATCGAATCCGGACTCTACCGGATCCCCCTTCCCGTCACGCTGTCCGACTCCACCCATGGCGAGATCACGGCGTTCGAGCTGATCACCTGCCGCATCCGTGATGCCGATGGCGCCGAAGGCGTCGGCTACACCTACACCGTCGGCCGCAATGGCGGCGCTGTCGCGGACATCCTCAGGCGCGAGATCCCGCCGCTGGTCGAGGGCCGCGAGGCCGACGATACCGAAGCGATCTGGCATCACGTCTGGTGGGCGCTGCATTATGGCGGGCGCGGCGGGCCGGTGGTGCTGGCGCTCTCCGCGCTCGACATCGCGCTGTGGGATTTGAAGGCGCGGCGGGCGAAGCTGCCGCTGTACCAATTGCTCGGCGGCTTCGATGCCCGCGTGCCGTGCTATGCCGGCGGCATCGACCTCGATCTCTCCGTGGACGAGCTGCTCGCGCAGACCGACGGCAATCTCGCGAAAGGCTTTCGGGCCATCAAGATGAAGGTCGGCCGGCCCGACCTGAAATCCGACGTCGCAAAAGTCGCCGCGATGCGGCAGCATCTCGGCGACGGCTTTCCGCTGATGGTGGATGCCAACATGAAGTGGGCCGTGGAGGAAGCGATCCGCGCGGCGCGCGCGTTCGTTCCTTATGACCTCACCTGGCTCGAGGAGCCGATCATTCCCGACGACGTGGCGGGCCACGCTCGCATCATGCAGGAGGGCGGTGTCCCCATCGCGGCGGGCGAGAATTTGCGCTCGCTGTGGGAGTTCAAGAGCTACATCGCATCAGGCGCAGTGTCCTATCCCGAGCCCGATGTCACCAATTGCGGCGGCGTTTCCACCTTCATGAAGATCGCGCGGCTGGCGGAAGCGTTCAACCTGCCCGTCACCAGCCACGGCGCCCACGACATCACCGTGCATCTGCTCGCGGCGTGCCCGAACCGCTCTTTCCTGGAGGCGCACGGGTTTGGGCTCGACACATATATCGAGCATCCGCTGGTGCTTAAGGGTGGCAAGGCGCTGGCGCCGGATCGGCCTGGGCATGGGATCAGCTTCGACTGGGCGGGGCTGGCGAAGCTGGCGTGA